The genomic interval GATCATGCTCGGCCTGCTGGAGCCGACCGGCGGACAGGCCCGGGTGCTCGGCCTCGACCCGCTGGTGGACGGGCACCAGGTCCGGGCCCGGGTCGGCTACATGCCCGAGCACGACTGCCTGCCGCCGGACCTGTCCGCCGCGGAGTTCGTCACGCACATGGGACGGATGAGCGGGCTGCCCAAGACGACCGCCCGGGAGCGGGCCTCCGAGACGCTGCGGCACGTCGGCCTCTACGAGGAGCGCTACCGCCAGGTCGGTGGCTACTCCACCGGCATGAAACAGCGGGTCAAGCTGGCCCAGGCCCTGGTGCACGACCCCGACCTGCTGCTGCTCGACGAGCCGACCAACGGGCTGGACCCGGCCGGCCGGGACGCCATGCTCGCCCTGATCGAGCGGATCGGCACCGAGTTCGGCATCTCGGTGCTGGTCTGCTCGCACCTGCTCGGCGAGGTCGAGCGGATCTGCGACGCGCTCGTCGCGATCGAGGGCGGCAAGCTGCTCCGGTCGGCACAACTGGCCGACATGACCGCGGTGACCGAGGTGCTCTCGGTGGAGGTGAGCGAGGGCACCGCCGAACTGGCCGCCCGGCTCGCCGCCGCCGGGCTGCCGGTCCGGCAGGACGGCCGGCTGCTGCTGGTCCCGATGCTCGACCCGGGGGCGGCGGCGGCCGGCGCGCAGGCGCGGGACTCGGCACTCGACAGGACGTACGACCTCATCCTGACCGCGGTCGCCGAGCTGGACCTGCCGCTGCACCGGCTCGACCAGCGGCGGCACCGGGTCGTCGAACTCTTCGCCACCGATCCGGCCCGGGTTGCCGAGCCGATCGCCACCGGCACCGCCCTGGAGGGCGCCTGATGACCACGCTCGACGCCCCGCGGACCGACCGTCCGGCCGGGGTCATCCACGACATCGGCTACCAGCGGTACGACGGTCCCCGGCTCGGCCGGCGGCACCTGGTCGGCGCGCTCTACCTGCACAGCCTGCGTACCGCCTTCGGGCTCGGGCGCACCTTCAAGGCGAAGATCTTCCCCTGGCTGATCGTCGGGGTGTTCGGGGTGGTCGCCGCGGTGCTGACCGCCGTACGGGCCCAGATCGGCGAGTCGCCGCTGAGCTACGCCGAGTTCCCCGAGGTGCTCAGCGTGCTGATCATCTTCTTCTGCGCCATCGTCGCCCCGGAACTCGCCTCCCGGGACCTGCACAGCGGGGTGCTGCCGCTCTACTTCGCCCGCCCGCTGCACCGCTCGGACTACGCGCTGGTCAAGCTGGCCGCGCTGATCTCGGCGACCTTCCTGACCATCGGCGTACCGCTGACGGTGATGTTCGCCGGTGCCGCGTTCATGGTCGACGGCATCGGAGCGGTCTGGGACGAACTCGGCGACTTCCTGCCGGCGCTCGGCTACGTCGCCGTACACGCGATCGTCTACTCCGTGCTGGCGCTGCTGGTCGCCTCCCTGGTCCGGCGCCGGGCCGTCGCGGCCGGGGCGATCGTCGGCGCGTTCCTGCTGACCACCCCGGTGGTCGCGGTGCTGTCGGTGATGCCGTACGAGGCGGCGAACCAGCTCGCCGGGCTGGCCAGCCCGGTCACCCTGGTCGCCGGGATCGGTGACTGGGCGATCGACGCGAGCAGTGACCTCGACGTCGGCCGGTACGGCCCGCTCTACGGCCTGGTCGCCGTCGGGTTCGTCGTCGCCGGCACCCTGCTGCTGCTCGCCCGCTACCGGAAGGTCGCCGCCCGATGAGCAACCTGGAATTGGCCGGGGTCTCCCGCTGGTACGGCAACGTGGTGGCCGTCAACGACGTGTCGATGAACCTCGGCCCCGGAGTCACCGGACTGCTCGGGCCGAACGGCGCGGGCAAGACCACCGTGCTGCACATGATGGCCGGCTTCCTGGCCCCCTCGAAGGGCACGGTGACGCTCGACGGGGAACCCACCTGGGAGAATCCGGAGGTCTACCGCCGGCTCGGCCTGGTCACCGAGCGGGAGTCGGTCTACGACTTCCTCAGCGCGTACGAGTTCGCGCTGGCCAGTGCCCGGTTGCACCGGCTGCCCGAGCCGGATGCGGCGGCCCGCCGGGCGATCGAATTGGTCGAGCTGACCGACGCGCAGGACCGCCGGATCGGCACGTACTCCAAGGGCATGCGCCAGCGGGCCCGGGTCGCCGCCGCCCTGGTGCACGACCCGCAGGTACTCCTGCTCGACGAGCCGTTCAACGGGA from Plantactinospora sp. BC1 carries:
- a CDS encoding ABC transporter permease, which produces MTTLDAPRTDRPAGVIHDIGYQRYDGPRLGRRHLVGALYLHSLRTAFGLGRTFKAKIFPWLIVGVFGVVAAVLTAVRAQIGESPLSYAEFPEVLSVLIIFFCAIVAPELASRDLHSGVLPLYFARPLHRSDYALVKLAALISATFLTIGVPLTVMFAGAAFMVDGIGAVWDELGDFLPALGYVAVHAIVYSVLALLVASLVRRRAVAAGAIVGAFLLTTPVVAVLSVMPYEAANQLAGLASPVTLVAGIGDWAIDASSDLDVGRYGPLYGLVAVGFVVAGTLLLLARYRKVAAR
- a CDS encoding ABC transporter ATP-binding protein, which translates into the protein MSNLELAGVSRWYGNVVAVNDVSMNLGPGVTGLLGPNGAGKTTVLHMMAGFLAPSKGTVTLDGEPTWENPEVYRRLGLVTERESVYDFLSAYEFALASARLHRLPEPDAAARRAIELVELTDAQDRRIGTYSKGMRQRARVAAALVHDPQVLLLDEPFNGMDPRQRLHMMELLHSLGEQGRTILFSSHILEEVEQVSGTVQVIVSGRLAASGDFRTIRRLMTNRPHVFAVQSSDDRRLAVELIGQPSVTGVDLNRDGLTVRAGDYGSFTRALPKIALASGIRIRRLLPSDESLESVFSYLVEA
- a CDS encoding ABC transporter ATP-binding protein; amino-acid sequence: MTLIATQSLTKTYGNRVTALSDLTVTVEPGIVGLVGANGAGKSTFIKIMLGLLEPTGGQARVLGLDPLVDGHQVRARVGYMPEHDCLPPDLSAAEFVTHMGRMSGLPKTTARERASETLRHVGLYEERYRQVGGYSTGMKQRVKLAQALVHDPDLLLLDEPTNGLDPAGRDAMLALIERIGTEFGISVLVCSHLLGEVERICDALVAIEGGKLLRSAQLADMTAVTEVLSVEVSEGTAELAARLAAAGLPVRQDGRLLLVPMLDPGAAAAGAQARDSALDRTYDLILTAVAELDLPLHRLDQRRHRVVELFATDPARVAEPIATGTALEGA